In one Deinococcus carri genomic region, the following are encoded:
- a CDS encoding carbohydrate ABC transporter permease, with protein MTAAAPPRRRTDTRTVLAYLVLTLGVVLTLFPFAWMLLTSLKSFQELFNLSFLPADPTLDNYRQVLTETKFVQWFGNSLLVAGVTTVSVLFFDSLVGYTLAKFDFPGKNLVFILILSTLMIPTEMLVIPWFVGVSDLQLTRSVPGAYLAIMFPGLMSAFGVFLMRQFFESVPGDLLEAARIDGMHEFGIFWRIALPLVRPALASLAIFTFLGNWNAFLWPLIVIQQPQFRTLPVGTALFNGEAGTQWGLIMAASSLAVIPVLLVFAFFQRQIIEGIVLTGMKG; from the coding sequence TTGACGGCCGCCGCCCCCCCGCGCAGGCGGACCGATACTCGCACGGTCCTCGCCTATCTGGTGCTCACGCTGGGCGTGGTGCTCACGCTCTTTCCCTTCGCCTGGATGCTGCTCACCAGCCTCAAGAGCTTTCAGGAACTGTTCAACCTGAGTTTCCTCCCGGCGGACCCCACGCTGGACAACTACCGGCAGGTGCTGACCGAGACGAAGTTCGTGCAATGGTTCGGCAACAGCCTGCTGGTGGCGGGGGTCACGACCGTCAGTGTGCTGTTCTTCGACTCGCTGGTGGGCTACACCCTCGCCAAGTTCGACTTTCCCGGCAAGAACCTGGTCTTTATCCTGATTCTCTCCACGCTGATGATCCCCACCGAGATGCTGGTGATTCCCTGGTTCGTGGGCGTCAGCGACCTTCAGCTCACGCGGTCGGTGCCGGGGGCCTACCTCGCCATCATGTTTCCCGGCCTGATGAGCGCTTTCGGCGTGTTCCTGATGCGGCAGTTCTTCGAGAGCGTGCCGGGCGACCTGCTGGAAGCGGCACGCATCGACGGGATGCACGAGTTCGGCATCTTCTGGCGCATCGCGCTGCCGCTGGTGCGCCCGGCCCTCGCCAGCCTCGCCATCTTCACGTTCCTGGGCAACTGGAACGCCTTCCTGTGGCCGCTGATCGTGATTCAGCAGCCGCAGTTCCGCACGCTGCCGGTGGGCACGGCCCTCTTCAACGGCGAGGCGGGGACGCAGTGGGGCCTGATCATGGCGGCGAGCAGCCTGGCGGTGATTCCGGTGCTGCTGGTGTTCGCCTTCTTCCAGCGCCAGATCATCGAGGGCATCGTGCTGACGGGCATGAAGGGCTAA